A genomic region of Labrys wisconsinensis contains the following coding sequences:
- a CDS encoding glutathione S-transferase family protein: MILIGQYDSPFVRRVAIALRLYGLAFEHRPWSTFGDAAQIAPYNPLRRVPTLVLDDGEVLIESAVILDHLDELAGEGHALIAAAGPERRRALKLCALATGLGDKAVALVYERVLHADSSQVWIDRCRAQIGDVLGALEADRAAHATPFWFGAAIGHADIAVACALRFTAEAHPSLFEAARWPALAAHAERCEALEPFREIVQPFMPPA; this comes from the coding sequence ATGATCCTGATCGGCCAATATGATTCGCCCTTCGTGCGCCGCGTCGCCATCGCGCTGCGCCTCTATGGCCTCGCCTTCGAGCATCGGCCCTGGTCGACCTTCGGCGACGCCGCGCAGATCGCGCCCTACAATCCGCTGCGGCGGGTGCCGACCCTGGTGCTCGACGACGGCGAGGTGCTGATCGAGAGCGCCGTCATCCTCGACCATCTCGACGAGCTGGCGGGCGAGGGGCATGCCCTGATCGCTGCCGCCGGCCCGGAGCGCCGGCGGGCGCTGAAGCTCTGCGCCCTGGCCACCGGCCTCGGCGACAAGGCGGTGGCGCTGGTTTACGAGCGGGTGCTGCATGCCGACAGTTCGCAGGTCTGGATCGACCGCTGCCGGGCGCAGATCGGCGACGTGCTCGGCGCGCTGGAGGCCGACCGGGCCGCCCACGCCACGCCGTTCTGGTTCGGCGCGGCGATCGGCCATGCCGATATCGCCGTCGCCTGCGCGCTGCGCTTCACCGCCGAGGCCCATCCCAGCCTGTTCGAGGCCGCGCGCTGGCCGGCCCTGGCCGCGCATGCCGAGCGCTGCGAGGCGCTGGAGCCGTTCCGGGAAATCGTGCAGCCGTTCATGCCGCCGGCGTGA
- a CDS encoding oxidoreductase, which produces MTTRNGFTEADVPDQSGKCFIVTGANTGIGFEASRVLAARGARVLLACRDRAKAEAAMARIRQGSPGANLAFLPLDQADLASVRAAAEQAAGEPRIDALVNNAGVMTPPLTRTKQGFELQFGVNHLGCFALSALLLPKLAETRGARVVVTSSIAHRRAEIDWDDLDADKGYDRFPRYAASKLANALFFFELDRRLRASGSPVTAVGCHPGVAATDLGRHMGALQMLLPVARLFFNSAAMGAWPALQAAAGTVTPGGYYGPIGFRGIRGASGEASRTARARNPQFAERLWDVSVAKTGIDPGLPPVR; this is translated from the coding sequence ATGACGACGCGCAATGGATTCACCGAGGCCGACGTTCCCGACCAGTCGGGCAAGTGCTTCATCGTCACGGGCGCCAATACCGGCATCGGCTTCGAGGCGTCCCGCGTGCTCGCGGCGCGGGGCGCCCGGGTGCTGCTCGCCTGCCGCGACCGGGCGAAGGCCGAGGCCGCGATGGCGCGGATCAGACAGGGGAGCCCCGGGGCGAATCTGGCCTTCCTGCCGCTCGACCAGGCCGACCTTGCGAGCGTCCGGGCTGCGGCCGAACAGGCGGCCGGGGAGCCGCGGATCGATGCCCTCGTCAACAATGCCGGCGTGATGACCCCGCCCCTGACGCGCACGAAGCAGGGCTTCGAGCTCCAGTTCGGCGTCAATCACCTCGGTTGCTTCGCGCTCAGCGCCCTGCTCCTGCCGAAGCTTGCCGAGACCAGGGGCGCCAGGGTCGTCGTAACCTCGAGCATCGCCCATCGCCGCGCTGAGATCGACTGGGACGATCTCGATGCCGACAAGGGCTACGACCGCTTCCCGCGCTATGCCGCCAGCAAGCTCGCCAATGCCCTGTTCTTCTTCGAGCTGGACCGGCGCCTGCGCGCCTCGGGCTCGCCGGTCACGGCCGTGGGCTGCCACCCCGGCGTTGCCGCGACCGACCTGGGGCGCCATATGGGCGCGCTGCAGATGTTGCTGCCCGTGGCCAGGCTGTTCTTCAACAGCGCCGCGATGGGCGCCTGGCCCGCCCTGCAGGCGGCGGCCGGGACGGTGACGCCGGGCGGCTATTACGGGCCGATCGGCTTCCGAGGGATCAGGGGCGCCTCCGGCGAAGCCTCCCGCACCGCACGAGCCCGCAATCCGCAGTTCGCGGAACGGCTCTGGGACGTCTCGGTCGCCAAGACCGGCATCGATCCCGGCCTGCCGCCGGTGCGATGA
- a CDS encoding DinB family protein produces the protein MGAQALLNSLVRYKASANGDLLDALAGLDGAPAAEYGAALRVLHHAHIVDRIFLAHLQRTGHAYDKSWSAETPPLDRLAADIRETDRWYVDHVARLRPDELDEVIDFSFTDGARGRMSREEMVAHVVTHAGYHRGEVGRLLPEIGERASRDVFAGYLHRSDPARRA, from the coding sequence ATGGGCGCGCAGGCTCTGCTGAACAGTCTCGTCCGCTACAAGGCCAGCGCCAACGGGGACCTGCTCGACGCGCTGGCAGGCCTCGACGGAGCGCCGGCCGCCGAGTATGGCGCGGCCCTTCGGGTCCTTCATCACGCCCATATCGTCGACCGCATCTTCCTCGCCCATCTCCAGCGCACCGGACACGCCTACGACAAGAGCTGGTCCGCCGAGACGCCGCCCCTCGATCGCCTGGCCGCGGACATCCGGGAGACGGACCGCTGGTATGTCGACCATGTCGCGCGGCTGCGTCCGGACGAACTCGACGAGGTGATCGACTTCAGCTTCACCGACGGGGCGCGGGGCCGCATGTCCCGCGAGGAGATGGTGGCGCACGTGGTCACCCATGCCGGCTACCATCGCGGCGAGGTCGGGCGTCTCCTGCCTGAGATCGGGGAGAGGGCATCGCGGGACGTGTTCGCGGGCTACCTGCACCGGTCCGACCCCGCGCGCCGCGCCTAG
- a CDS encoding TetR/AcrR family transcriptional regulator — protein sequence MARPLSEEKRDAILTAAADLVATLGIGASTAKIAKAAGVAEGTLFTYFPTKDDLLNQLFLEIESGLAEVMTASHPTTSDPRECVRHIWERLIDWGVANPTWRKTLRQLKVSGRIRPDSLRRFDIQFRETRARVERSLAGRSDPARMPFYIDTMLLGLAEIAMDAIAVNPGERERITQAGFDLFWKGTAA from the coding sequence ATGGCCCGCCCCCTCAGCGAAGAAAAGCGTGATGCGATCCTGACGGCCGCCGCCGATTTGGTGGCGACGCTCGGCATCGGCGCGTCCACGGCGAAGATCGCCAAGGCAGCCGGCGTCGCTGAAGGGACGCTCTTCACCTATTTCCCGACCAAGGACGATCTCTTGAACCAGCTCTTCCTCGAAATCGAGAGCGGTCTCGCCGAGGTCATGACCGCCTCGCATCCCACGACGAGCGACCCGCGTGAATGTGTCCGGCACATCTGGGAGCGGTTGATCGACTGGGGCGTGGCGAACCCGACATGGCGCAAGACGCTGCGCCAGCTCAAGGTCTCGGGGCGCATCAGGCCCGACAGCCTGCGGCGCTTCGACATCCAGTTTCGCGAGACTCGCGCAAGGGTCGAGCGCAGCCTCGCCGGGCGCAGCGACCCGGCGCGCATGCCGTTCTACATCGACACGATGCTGCTCGGATTGGCGGAGATCGCCATGGACGCCATCGCGGTGAATCCCGGGGAGCGGGAGCGCATCACGCAGGCCGGCTTCGACCTGTTCTGGAAGGGCACCGCAGCCTGA
- a CDS encoding TetR/AcrR family transcriptional regulator — MPIALRPRTKPPAERRDELMNAAERLFLARGFEGTTVEEITTGAEVAKGTFYLHFATKGDVLEALRERFVQGLLDAVTAAVAGQPRDDWRGRLAAWARACAIGYLDAASLHHLVFVAVPPPSREGMARNVLVDHLDDLIAAGAHGGAWTIEESGFTAVFLFNALHGVVNQAAAGEPTGDRGSLLRALEAHVFRAVGLRPEAG; from the coding sequence ATGCCGATCGCCCTCCGACCGCGGACCAAGCCCCCGGCCGAGCGCCGCGACGAGCTGATGAACGCGGCCGAACGGCTGTTCCTGGCCCGGGGCTTCGAGGGGACCACGGTCGAGGAGATCACCACCGGCGCCGAGGTCGCCAAGGGGACCTTCTATCTCCACTTCGCCACCAAGGGCGACGTCCTCGAAGCCCTGCGCGAGCGCTTCGTGCAGGGCCTGCTCGACGCCGTGACCGCAGCGGTCGCCGGACAGCCGCGGGACGACTGGCGCGGCAGGCTCGCGGCCTGGGCGCGGGCCTGCGCCATCGGCTATCTCGACGCGGCGAGCCTGCATCACCTCGTCTTCGTCGCCGTGCCCCCGCCGAGCCGGGAGGGCATGGCGCGCAACGTCCTGGTCGACCATCTCGACGACCTCATCGCCGCCGGGGCCCATGGCGGGGCCTGGACGATCGAGGAGTCCGGCTTCACGGCGGTGTTCCTGTTCAACGCCCTGCACGGCGTGGTCAACCAGGCCGCCGCCGGGGAGCCCACAGGGGATCGCGGCAGCCTGTTGCGGGCGCTCGAGGCGCATGTCTTCCGTGCAGTCGGATTGCGTCCCGAGGCCGGGTGA